A window of the Lysinibacillus irui genome harbors these coding sequences:
- a CDS encoding DMT family transporter — MEKPKIHPYIPIVIGVISVSMSAIFVKLASAEAGIIAFYRMLFSVLIMLPLFLGRYSKELTTLKRRDWLFSTAAGIFLAFHFILWFESLNYTSVASSTVLVTLQPLFAFVGTYFFFKEKITMKTIVAGTIAIAGSILISWGDFKVSGTAFYGDILALIACALATAYFLLGQDVRKRLSLMTYTMVVYVVSTITLFIYVLIKGESFGPYSYSDWLWFVLLALIPNLFGHTLFNWSIKYVSTNVVSIAILFEPVGAALLALWIFKEYLIVTQIFGGLIVLVGILLFVIDIKKIFKFFMKNA; from the coding sequence ATGGAGAAGCCGAAGATTCATCCGTACATTCCAATCGTAATTGGTGTTATTTCAGTATCTATGTCCGCTATTTTCGTGAAATTAGCATCAGCGGAAGCGGGCATTATAGCATTTTATCGTATGCTATTTTCGGTTTTAATAATGCTTCCATTGTTTTTGGGGAGATATTCAAAGGAGCTTACAACATTAAAGAGGCGTGATTGGCTTTTTTCCACAGCCGCGGGAATCTTTTTAGCATTTCATTTTATTTTATGGTTTGAGTCACTCAACTATACTTCTGTCGCAAGTTCAACAGTTCTGGTAACGCTACAACCTTTGTTTGCCTTTGTGGGGACATACTTTTTCTTTAAAGAAAAGATAACGATGAAAACAATCGTTGCTGGAACAATTGCTATTGCGGGAAGTATTTTAATTAGTTGGGGCGATTTTAAAGTAAGTGGGACAGCTTTTTACGGAGATATATTAGCGCTCATTGCTTGTGCACTTGCTACAGCTTATTTTTTATTAGGACAGGATGTACGCAAAAGATTATCGTTAATGACTTATACAATGGTTGTTTATGTAGTGAGTACAATTACTTTATTTATCTATGTACTAATTAAAGGAGAATCATTTGGACCGTATTCTTATTCTGATTGGTTATGGTTTGTCTTATTAGCGTTAATACCTAATTTATTTGGTCATACTTTATTTAATTGGTCTATTAAATACGTAAGTACGAATGTTGTTTCAATAGCTATTCTCTTTGAGCCGGTTGGTGCAGCTCTTTTAGCATTGTGGATATTTAAGGAGTATTTAATCGTTACCCAAATCTTTGGTGGGTTAATTGTATTAGTAGGAATCCTATTGTTTGTAATTGATATAAAAAAGATTTTTAAATTTTTTATGAAAAATGCTTGA
- a CDS encoding MgtC/SapB family protein: protein METLLENMITYEVGIKLVIAATLSLVIGIERELKKKPVGLKTSLVIATFSCLLTIISIETAYSTPPREDINITMDPLRLAAQIVSGIGFLGAGVILRRGNDSITGLTTAAMIWGAAGIGIAVGAGFYMDATLAVVIIVFGIEILSPFLMKIGPKRIRMREILLKVQIDDDNNTESFLLFLKDNNIIIENIRIKDVHLKNNSVLHELDLRLSLIVSDNLLSFYRSLRELSYIEKIEMEILN, encoded by the coding sequence ATGGAAACATTATTGGAAAATATGATTACATATGAAGTTGGCATAAAATTAGTTATTGCAGCCACATTAAGTTTAGTAATCGGTATCGAAAGGGAATTAAAGAAGAAGCCAGTTGGATTAAAGACAAGTTTAGTGATCGCTACTTTCAGCTGCTTACTTACCATCATCTCCATTGAAACAGCCTACTCAACTCCTCCCAGAGAAGATATTAATATTACGATGGATCCGCTTCGTTTAGCTGCACAAATCGTTAGCGGGATTGGATTTCTTGGCGCGGGCGTCATTTTAAGACGAGGCAATGACAGCATTACAGGTTTAACAACCGCGGCCATGATATGGGGAGCTGCTGGTATCGGTATCGCCGTTGGAGCGGGATTTTATATGGATGCAACATTAGCTGTTGTAATCATTGTTTTCGGAATCGAAATTCTATCGCCCTTTCTCATGAAAATTGGTCCTAAACGCATTCGCATGCGAGAGATTTTATTAAAAGTACAAATAGATGATGACAACAATACAGAATCGTTTCTATTATTTTTAAAGGACAACAACATCATCATCGAAAATATTCGCATTAAAGATGTACATTTAAAAAATAATAGTGTTTTACACGAGTTGGATTTACGTCTATCCTTAATTGTTTCTGATAATTTATTGTCATTTTATCGTTCATTACGAGAACTATCCTATATAGAAAAAATCGAAATGGAAATTTTAAATTAG
- a CDS encoding cation diffusion facilitator family transporter: protein MAELFKLLKDGNKPSLMAAFVNAFLGIIKGAAFFFTGNVAMFAEMMHSLGDAANQFFVYIGSALSKKAPTKKFPGGFGRIVNLVCLFAVIIVAILSYETIKEGWHHFIHPAGESSGVLIALGVLLIGIVLEGTVLAKAAVEVLHEAGQEKAGITSIIKAFPFLNRAKPATKLVFMEDLVATSGNILAFAAIVIAYFTGWGRIEGLVSMIIGAMMFYVVGKVFLDNARGVIGETDEEMLNHIAHLVMDDPNIKDIVRLEVIKEGEFLHVELVAEADPHLSLAFLDDVRDHLTEVILSQKGVSKVAILFDEDDGKTNWVHVGERPNNTI from the coding sequence ATGGCAGAACTATTTAAACTACTAAAAGATGGCAACAAACCCTCCCTTATGGCGGCATTTGTAAATGCCTTTTTAGGAATTATCAAAGGAGCCGCCTTTTTCTTTACAGGTAATGTAGCCATGTTTGCAGAAATGATGCACTCTCTTGGTGACGCAGCAAACCAATTTTTTGTATATATAGGTTCGGCCCTTTCAAAAAAGGCACCTACTAAAAAGTTCCCTGGGGGCTTCGGCCGTATTGTCAATTTGGTATGCCTATTCGCCGTTATTATAGTAGCTATACTTTCTTACGAAACAATAAAAGAAGGCTGGCATCATTTCATTCACCCTGCCGGTGAGTCTAGTGGGGTACTTATTGCACTTGGCGTATTGTTAATAGGGATTGTTTTAGAGGGCACAGTACTGGCTAAAGCAGCTGTAGAAGTACTACATGAAGCAGGACAAGAGAAAGCTGGAATCACATCTATTATTAAAGCATTTCCTTTCTTAAATCGCGCAAAGCCTGCAACTAAATTAGTCTTTATGGAAGATTTAGTCGCTACAAGCGGGAATATTTTAGCCTTCGCCGCTATCGTGATTGCTTATTTTACAGGTTGGGGCAGAATAGAAGGACTTGTTTCGATGATTATCGGGGCGATGATGTTCTATGTTGTCGGTAAGGTTTTCCTCGATAATGCACGCGGCGTCATTGGAGAAACAGATGAAGAGATGTTAAATCATATCGCTCACCTTGTAATGGATGATCCGAACATTAAAGACATTGTTCGTCTTGAGGTAATTAAAGAAGGGGAATTTTTACACGTTGAATTAGTTGCTGAAGCAGACCCCCATCTATCACTTGCTTTTTTAGATGATGTTCGCGATCATTTAACTGAGGTCATATTAAGTCAAAAAGGGGTATCCAAAGTAGCGATTTTATTCGATGAAGATGATGGAAAAACTAACTGGGTACATGTCGGAGAAAGACCAAACAACACTATATAA
- a CDS encoding iron-containing alcohol dehydrogenase: MDSFTFYNPVKLHFGEDALEKLPKELELYGKKVLVVYGGGSIKANGVYKAVMDKLQQAGKTIFELSGVEPNPRVETARRGIEICKTEGIDLVLAVGGGSVIDCSKLIVAGAKYDGDAWDIVKRKVVVEQALPLGTVLTLAATGSEMNSGSVITNAATEEKLSWGSPAAFPKFSILNPAYTVTVPKNHTVYGIVDMMSHVFEQYFHNTTNTPITDEMCEGVLRTVITTAPKLLEDLENTKLRETILLAGTIGLNGFLSIGSRGDWASHNIEHAVSAVYDIPHAGGLAILQPHWMRLSVPVNPERFAGIATRVFGVDATNKTAEEVAYEGIDRLSAFWTSLGAPDRLADYHIDDSKFEQIVEHAMQNGPFGNFNKLHEEDVRTILRNSL; the protein is encoded by the coding sequence ATGGATTCATTTACATTTTATAACCCAGTGAAGCTACATTTTGGTGAGGATGCGCTAGAAAAGCTGCCGAAAGAATTAGAGCTATATGGAAAAAAAGTATTAGTTGTTTATGGTGGTGGAAGCATCAAGGCTAACGGTGTGTACAAGGCTGTCATGGACAAATTACAGCAGGCTGGTAAAACGATTTTTGAATTAAGTGGTGTAGAACCAAATCCACGTGTAGAAACAGCTAGACGTGGTATTGAGATTTGTAAAACAGAAGGAATCGACTTAGTGCTGGCAGTTGGTGGCGGCTCTGTTATCGATTGTTCTAAATTAATCGTTGCGGGTGCAAAATATGATGGAGATGCTTGGGATATCGTTAAACGTAAGGTAGTTGTAGAGCAAGCCCTACCATTAGGAACAGTATTAACACTTGCTGCTACTGGCTCAGAAATGAACTCGGGGTCTGTCATTACCAATGCTGCTACAGAGGAAAAATTAAGCTGGGGTAGCCCAGCAGCGTTCCCGAAATTTTCAATACTCAATCCTGCCTATACAGTGACTGTACCTAAAAACCATACTGTTTATGGGATTGTTGATATGATGTCACATGTATTCGAACAATATTTCCATAATACAACGAATACCCCGATTACTGATGAGATGTGTGAAGGGGTATTACGAACAGTCATTACGACTGCACCAAAATTGCTAGAGGATTTAGAAAATACTAAGTTACGTGAAACGATTCTATTAGCTGGAACAATTGGCTTAAATGGCTTTTTATCGATTGGTTCTCGTGGTGATTGGGCATCACATAATATTGAACATGCTGTTTCGGCTGTCTATGATATTCCACATGCGGGTGGTTTAGCTATTCTTCAGCCACATTGGATGCGCTTAAGTGTGCCAGTCAATCCAGAGCGTTTTGCCGGTATAGCGACACGTGTATTTGGCGTCGATGCAACGAACAAGACAGCAGAAGAAGTGGCTTACGAAGGCATCGATCGTTTATCAGCATTCTGGACATCATTAGGTGCACCTGATCGTTTGGCTGATTATCATATTGATGATTCGAAATTTGAACAGATTGTAGAGCATGCAATGCAGAACGGTCCATTTGGAAACTTTAATAAATTGCATGAGGAAGATGTCAGAACAATTTTGCGAAATTCTTTATAA
- a CDS encoding response regulator gives MNIIIVDDEKMAIDVLSIMLQRLTQFQIDIKGAFTNAADALRFLEKESVDLVFLDIEMIDMHGMQVAKQLLEKHPSLQIVFVTAHAQFAVDAFEVEATDYLLKPVHEKRLVNALVKAQKKMQLQVETQPVRNENSIYAHTLGSFYLLDAKQEVIKWRTRKTRELFLYLWFHQKKPMMNVVIIEELWPDLDFEKATSNLHTTIYQLRKLLKENGMQDSIQLINNHYQLNVEIKSDFDYLNQLLEQSAHDEDSIQQLLNCYEGDFLAEEEYSWAIQMRLRLKQGVMHVLETYIAHSNSVNSLLKYNCLQKLLELDEFNEKYMFLLLKFLISQNKKQNCTKCYEAIQEKLAEINMPVPENIHKIYNDYMSKV, from the coding sequence ATGAACATAATTATTGTTGATGATGAAAAAATGGCAATCGATGTTTTAAGCATCATGCTACAGCGGCTTACGCAATTTCAGATTGACATCAAGGGGGCATTTACAAATGCAGCGGATGCCCTCCGTTTTCTTGAAAAAGAGTCAGTTGATCTTGTCTTTTTAGATATTGAAATGATTGATATGCATGGTATGCAAGTGGCTAAACAATTGCTAGAAAAGCATCCATCCTTACAAATAGTTTTTGTGACGGCCCATGCACAATTTGCTGTGGATGCATTTGAAGTAGAGGCAACAGATTATTTATTAAAGCCTGTCCATGAAAAACGACTGGTCAATGCATTAGTAAAAGCGCAGAAGAAAATGCAATTACAAGTAGAAACACAACCCGTTCGTAATGAGAATTCTATATATGCGCATACTTTAGGCAGTTTTTATTTACTCGATGCTAAGCAGGAGGTCATTAAGTGGCGTACTAGGAAGACACGCGAGCTGTTTTTATATCTATGGTTTCATCAAAAAAAGCCTATGATGAATGTTGTCATTATAGAGGAATTATGGCCAGATTTAGATTTTGAGAAGGCGACAAGTAATTTACATACGACGATCTATCAATTAAGAAAACTGCTAAAAGAAAATGGAATGCAAGATTCCATTCAATTAATTAATAACCACTATCAATTAAATGTAGAAATTAAAAGTGATTTTGATTATCTGAACCAATTATTGGAACAGAGTGCGCATGACGAAGATTCCATTCAACAACTATTGAATTGCTATGAAGGTGATTTTTTAGCTGAGGAGGAATATTCATGGGCTATTCAAATGAGACTTCGTTTAAAGCAGGGTGTAATGCATGTGCTTGAAACATATATTGCCCATTCAAATTCTGTTAATTCATTGTTGAAATATAATTGCCTGCAAAAATTGCTAGAGCTAGATGAATTTAATGAAAAGTATATGTTTCTTTTGTTAAAATTTTTAATCTCGCAAAATAAAAAACAGAATTGTACGAAGTGCTACGAAGCCATTCAGGAAAAATTAGCGGAGATTAATATGCCTGTCCCTGAGAACATTCATAAAATTTATAATGATTACATGTCGAAAGTGTAA
- a CDS encoding sensor histidine kinase has protein sequence MKKNILLIVSIIMLFVMVFFFSNWHYFSNNHLQTVHEGVVKIEEEQLQKPIKLEGEWAFYPNVLIPSWEKLDNYENTRLTLDVPFDWGKYVQPNEEGIEVGTYHVKVEVPKDGFYGLYIRSIRQANRVFLNGVEVGAKGKVSTVLSEYGSENDDRYTVYAYSENKELDIIIHVVNYNNFQPGIVYPIEFGKKKVIQQHYNWKVFLDALISIGHIVIGVVYTFTYIQNRRRKEELFFGLFTISLGFYMSFINQKVFFLLFSDIVPIDQLRLQLGSIPIALLSLTLFIYTMYPQLQKRKVIYMLVALLSVVFVFYGFYNPITQNARASSDLEVFLRKIAYISVTLPVIFYNVWILIRVMLNRLEGVRYVLIVISAICCYTILLVINFIFGIPIDYTEFVLFLLILFGFASLLNYRANQAFEKIQTLSEELLAHNQMKDEFLLKTSHELRTPLNGILNLSKTLMEGGQGPLKRTQQEQVILIHNVTQRLGHLVEDLLFSSNQMTGEVRVSPRQVPISVVNEVVEEILSVMPKNSQVRLHAEVDLALPAIWTDELRFKQVLYNLLHNAMKYTENGEIVVTAYVNEEHMVIQVSDTGVGIPAQDLDRIFNAFYQVNNQHKKEGLGLGLSITKNIVEKLNGDIHVTSTLGQGTTFTFTMPLATGENVSIEQSPAIVTQTTTEVLQLNLPLIHKGNDKKILVVDDNHVNIKALADALAVKGYTVIAVDNGFDAVDYIKANKVDCMLIDLMMNGMSGYELCKRVRKQYDMLELPIIILTAIMKHSDLVLSLKVGANDYLQKPISMDELFIRIESLLAVRQSSIDAIEVEMNYLYSQVTPHFVYNTLNTIIGLSYTDMDNTREALYCLATYFRAKLNVHYRNSFVSVEEEMELVKAYLYIEKMRFGDRLTIKYDIDESIHLMIPALSIQPLVENAVFHGISKKQEGGTVEISVQREGQFVRIKIYDNGVGIPEEKLHQLVNEESTRIGFMNPLKKFKLMKNASLRLYSEEGKGTTIVVLLPEGGGA, from the coding sequence ATGAAAAAGAATATCCTACTTATTGTGAGTATTATCATGCTGTTTGTTATGGTCTTTTTCTTTAGCAATTGGCATTATTTCTCCAATAATCATCTTCAAACGGTACATGAAGGTGTTGTAAAAATAGAGGAGGAGCAATTACAAAAACCAATAAAGCTAGAAGGAGAATGGGCTTTTTATCCTAATGTCTTAATTCCTTCATGGGAAAAGCTTGATAACTATGAAAATACACGGCTTACACTTGATGTTCCTTTTGATTGGGGGAAATATGTACAGCCAAATGAAGAAGGGATTGAGGTTGGCACCTACCACGTCAAAGTAGAGGTTCCGAAAGATGGATTTTATGGGTTATATATTCGATCAATTCGACAGGCTAATCGTGTTTTTTTAAATGGTGTAGAGGTAGGGGCTAAAGGAAAAGTAAGTACAGTGCTAAGCGAATATGGCTCTGAAAATGATGATAGATATACTGTCTACGCCTATAGTGAAAATAAAGAATTAGACATCATTATTCATGTTGTGAACTACAATAATTTTCAGCCTGGTATCGTCTATCCTATTGAATTTGGCAAAAAGAAGGTTATTCAACAGCATTATAATTGGAAAGTGTTTTTAGATGCATTAATCAGCATTGGGCATATCGTTATTGGGGTCGTTTATACTTTTACCTATATACAGAATCGTAGACGTAAAGAAGAACTGTTTTTTGGCCTATTTACGATTTCATTAGGATTTTATATGTCGTTTATTAATCAAAAAGTATTTTTCCTATTATTTTCTGATATAGTACCAATCGATCAATTGCGTTTACAGCTAGGTTCGATTCCAATAGCGCTCCTTTCTTTAACATTATTTATTTATACGATGTACCCACAATTACAAAAGAGAAAAGTTATTTATATGCTTGTGGCCTTACTCAGTGTTGTTTTTGTATTTTACGGTTTTTACAATCCAATTACTCAAAATGCAAGAGCGTCTTCTGATTTAGAGGTGTTCCTGAGGAAAATAGCGTATATCAGTGTAACGTTACCCGTTATTTTCTATAATGTTTGGATTCTGATTCGAGTGATGTTAAATCGACTTGAAGGTGTTCGTTATGTATTAATCGTTATTTCAGCTATTTGTTGTTATACGATTTTACTTGTTATTAATTTTATATTTGGTATACCGATTGATTATACAGAATTTGTGCTGTTTTTACTGATCTTATTCGGCTTTGCTTCATTATTAAATTACCGGGCTAATCAAGCATTTGAGAAAATCCAAACTTTATCAGAAGAATTGCTAGCACACAATCAAATGAAGGATGAATTTCTACTAAAAACATCCCATGAATTACGTACCCCCCTTAATGGTATTTTAAATTTATCAAAAACCTTAATGGAAGGTGGGCAGGGACCGTTGAAGCGGACGCAACAGGAGCAAGTCATTTTGATCCATAATGTCACACAGCGTTTAGGACATTTAGTAGAGGATTTATTGTTTTCATCCAACCAAATGACGGGTGAAGTAAGAGTTTCTCCTCGTCAAGTCCCTATCTCTGTTGTCAATGAGGTAGTAGAAGAAATTCTTAGTGTGATGCCTAAGAATAGTCAAGTCCGTTTACATGCTGAAGTTGATTTAGCGCTGCCAGCTATATGGACAGACGAGTTACGCTTTAAGCAAGTGCTCTATAATTTACTGCATAATGCCATGAAATACACAGAAAATGGCGAAATCGTAGTGACGGCTTATGTCAATGAAGAGCATATGGTGATCCAAGTGAGTGATACAGGCGTTGGCATTCCTGCACAGGATTTAGATCGTATCTTTAATGCCTTTTATCAAGTAAATAATCAACATAAAAAAGAAGGGCTCGGTTTGGGATTAAGTATTACTAAAAATATTGTAGAAAAATTAAATGGTGACATTCATGTAACAAGTACGTTAGGACAAGGGACAACCTTTACGTTTACAATGCCACTTGCAACTGGTGAAAATGTTAGCATTGAGCAATCACCTGCGATTGTCACACAGACAACTACTGAGGTACTCCAGCTTAACTTACCACTTATTCATAAAGGAAATGATAAAAAAATACTTGTTGTGGATGACAATCATGTCAATATAAAAGCTTTAGCTGACGCATTAGCTGTCAAAGGATATACAGTGATAGCTGTTGATAATGGCTTTGATGCTGTAGATTATATTAAAGCAAATAAAGTAGATTGTATGTTAATAGATTTAATGATGAATGGGATGTCTGGTTATGAGTTATGTAAACGAGTACGCAAACAATATGATATGCTGGAATTGCCGATCATTATCTTAACAGCAATCATGAAGCACTCTGATTTAGTGTTATCTTTAAAAGTTGGTGCAAATGATTACTTACAAAAACCTATTTCAATGGATGAATTATTTATTCGCATTGAATCTTTGTTAGCTGTTCGTCAATCTTCAATAGATGCCATAGAAGTAGAAATGAATTATTTGTATTCACAGGTCACGCCACATTTTGTGTATAACACGCTTAATACAATTATTGGTTTGAGCTATACGGATATGGACAATACTCGTGAAGCACTTTATTGTTTGGCAACGTATTTCCGAGCCAAGCTTAATGTCCATTATCGAAATAGCTTTGTCTCTGTTGAAGAAGAGATGGAGCTGGTAAAAGCATACTTATATATTGAAAAGATGCGTTTTGGTGATCGTTTAACGATTAAATATGATATTGATGAATCCATTCATTTAATGATTCCTGCATTATCTATTCAGCCATTAGTTGAAAATGCTGTTTTCCATGGTATTTCTAAAAAACAAGAGGGCGGTACAGTAGAGATCAGTGTACAGCGTGAGGGGCAGTTTGTCCGCATTAAAATCTATGATAATGGTGTGGGTATCCCTGAGGAAAAACTTCATCAGCTGGTAAATGAAGAAAGTACCCGTATTGGCTTTATGAATCCGTTAAAGAAATTCAAATTAATGAAAAATGCAAGTTTACGTTTATACAGCGAGGAAGGAAAAGGGACCACTATTGTCGTTTTATTACCAGAGGGTGGTGGAGCATGA